A portion of the Caenorhabditis elegans chromosome III genome contains these proteins:
- the ntl-3 gene encoding NOT2/NOT3/NOT5 C-terminal domain-containing protein (Confirmed by transcript evidence), protein MLGGMMSTDDPAAALQAALNMAAASQQAVATGPKRAHIPAWLGASPLGRTSMTQEFDGQLAALELACAKATFPLDSEKPRNYLSKVSFPVPSWYGQTAPNTSDSLEYYLRLAPDTLFFIFYYMEGTRAQLLAAKALKKLSWRFHTKYLTWFQRHEEPKQITDDYEQGTYVYFDFEKWSQRKKESFTFEYKFLEDKEFD, encoded by the exons ATGTTGGGTGGAATGATGTCAACTGACGATCCGGCGGCGGCACTGCAAGCTGCACTCAATATGGCTGCTGCTTCTCAACAGGCTGTCGCCACCGGACCAAAACGAGCTCATATCCCGGCGTGGTTGGGCGCTTCACCACTCGGACGTACCTCGATGACACAGGAGTTTGACGGACAGCTTGCCGCATTGGAGTTGGCGTGTGCTAAGGCAACGTTCCCGTTGGATAGTGAGAAGCCGAGGAACTACTTATCGAAGGTCTCGTTCCCGGTGCCAAGTTGGTATGGACAG aCCGCACCAAACACATCGGACAGCTTGGAATACTATCTCCGCTTGGCTCCTGACACgttattcttcattttctactATATGGAAGGAACACGTGCCCAGCTGCTGGCGGCAAAGGCTCTCAAAAAGCTCTCGTGGCGTTTTCACACGAAATATTTGACATGGTTCCAGCGACACGAGGAGCCGAAACAGATTACGGACGATTATGAGCAG gGAACATACGTGTACtttgatttcgaaaaatggtcTCAACGCAAGAAGGAATCGTTCACTTTTGAGTACAAATTCCTCGAGGACAAGGAATTCGACTGA
- the rsp-8 gene encoding RNA-binding protein (Confirmed by transcript evidence), with amino-acid sequence MGDRRGGGSSGGGRFGGGGGDRFNDRGSRGGDRYGGDRRGGGGGGGGDRYGGGGGDRYGGDRYGGGGGRRGSPDRRGGFRSGGGGGGYMRSGGGGGGPDRRDHRDNDRNGGGGGHRPYDPSFRRRVESYGSGNSGGGGGRRDRY; translated from the exons ATGGGAGATCGTCGTGGTGGAGGCAGCAGCGGTGGCGGTCGATTCGGCGGTGGCGGAGGAGATCGATTCAACGATCGAGGATCTCGTGGTGGTGATCGCTATGGTGGAGATCGTCGTggtggcggcggcggcggcggtggTGATCGGTacggtggaggtggtggagaTCGTTATGGAGGTGATCGatatggtggtggtggtggacgtAGAGGTTCTCCGGACAGACG TGGCGGATTCCGTAGTGGAGGCGGCGGTGGTGGATACATGAGAAGCGGTGGCGGTGGAGGAGGACCAGATCGTCGTGATCATCGAGACAACGATCGAAacggtggaggtggtggacACCGTCCGTATGATCCATCGTTCAGACGTCGCGTCGAATCGTACGGATCTGGAAATAGCGGTGGTGGCGGCGGACGTCGTGATAGATATTAA